Proteins from one Candidatus Deferrimicrobium sp. genomic window:
- a CDS encoding NAD-dependent epimerase/dehydratase family protein — MRIMVTGGAGFIGSHVAQAYVEAGNEVLVLDNLSSGKKENVPEGARFVFGEAGSETAVEAVRIFRPEVLCHHAAQINVRKSVADPVFDAKENILNTLVLLEAARENGVRKVIFASSGGAGYGEQDYFPADEKHPLRPVSPYGVAKVSVELYLHYYRLQYRLEYTALRYSNVYGPRQDPHGEAGVVAIFCERLLKGQTALIHGDGLQTRDYVYVGDVVRANLEALSRGDGLSINIGTGTETDVNTLFRMLRDLSGSTQEEIHGPAMPGEQRRSVIENGMAFNELGWYPDISLDEGLALTLVYFRNKVTSSGTR; from the coding sequence ATGCGGATCATGGTCACCGGGGGGGCGGGATTCATCGGCTCCCATGTCGCGCAGGCGTATGTCGAAGCGGGTAACGAGGTCCTCGTGCTGGACAATCTTTCCTCCGGGAAGAAGGAGAATGTTCCCGAGGGGGCGCGGTTCGTCTTCGGAGAGGCGGGCTCGGAAACCGCCGTCGAGGCGGTCCGAATCTTCCGGCCCGAGGTACTCTGCCACCATGCGGCTCAGATCAACGTGCGCAAGTCCGTTGCCGATCCCGTCTTCGATGCGAAGGAGAACATCCTGAACACGCTCGTTCTCCTCGAGGCGGCGCGAGAGAACGGGGTCCGGAAGGTGATCTTCGCCTCTTCGGGAGGCGCCGGTTACGGGGAGCAGGATTACTTCCCGGCGGACGAAAAGCACCCGCTGCGACCCGTTTCCCCCTACGGCGTGGCGAAGGTATCCGTGGAGCTCTACCTCCATTACTACCGTCTCCAGTATCGGTTGGAATACACGGCACTGCGGTACTCGAACGTGTACGGACCCCGGCAGGATCCTCACGGGGAGGCGGGCGTGGTCGCCATCTTCTGCGAGCGGCTGCTGAAGGGACAGACCGCCCTCATCCACGGCGACGGACTTCAGACACGCGATTATGTTTACGTGGGGGATGTCGTGCGCGCCAATCTCGAGGCGCTCTCCCGGGGAGACGGGCTCTCCATCAACATCGGAACCGGTACGGAGACCGATGTGAACACCCTCTTCAGGATGCTGCGGGACCTCTCGGGAAGTACCCAGGAAGAGATCCACGGTCCGGCGATGCCGGGGGAGCAGCGCCGGTCGGTGATCGAAAACGGGATGGCCTTCAACGAGTTAGGGTGGTATCCTGATATTTCGTTGGACGAAGGGCTCGCCCTCACGCTGGTGTACTTCCGAAACAAGGTGACATCCTCCGGAACCCGGTAG
- the lptD gene encoding LPS assembly protein LptD gives LLMPSYSRSRFRGYALQLRYYQVINRWSDATVTLDAMSRRGYRPEAEYRFVLNPESEGAIRATMFRDRAANRNRARYYGENVFRSGPFTANASLDVPSDPNYYLELVDNNALRSARYARSEGFVSAIGANSEHVVSILWNKNLQNLPGPDNTAQRVPDYKMTILPIGLPVAGFDLSGDISATRFQRRDGFDEVRARGFGEVSRAIPIYRSITLVPYLFSDALETRFERSPGDGPSDLGRFVPGGGATLSADARGDFPRQGLVHTAGVSAGYRYVPKIRQGDLPITDRWSRLAPQSQFLLTLSQRILGVKDGAAPKEILSFHIDWAYDLGGNETAGSPYVDPLAPYVRTLRSQIDTGAGLPMKKNNAASDVYVNTMLTPIDRWRFQGEVLYDPSGSFFTLGAVGGGYKQDNDHQVLAQYRLSKGLAEDVGGNITWRLLHWLRLQANAYYSMKNGYLTSGTLGVSFFPRSDCWNIGFAVGRNTQPTDTSLKLTFGLKGIGSEGK, from the coding sequence CTCCTGATGCCGTCCTACTCTCGCAGCCGGTTCAGAGGATATGCGTTGCAGTTGCGGTATTACCAGGTGATCAACCGCTGGAGCGATGCCACCGTTACGCTCGATGCGATGAGCCGCCGCGGATATCGTCCGGAAGCCGAATACCGATTCGTCCTGAACCCGGAATCGGAAGGGGCGATCCGCGCGACGATGTTCCGGGATCGCGCCGCCAACAGGAACCGGGCCCGCTATTACGGGGAAAACGTTTTCCGTTCCGGACCCTTCACAGCGAACGCGAGCCTGGATGTACCTTCAGATCCGAATTATTACCTCGAACTGGTCGACAATAATGCGCTCCGTTCGGCGCGCTACGCCCGATCGGAAGGGTTCGTGTCCGCTATCGGAGCAAACTCCGAACACGTGGTCTCGATCCTTTGGAACAAGAACCTTCAGAATCTTCCCGGGCCGGATAACACTGCGCAGCGTGTACCTGACTACAAGATGACGATTCTGCCCATCGGGCTCCCTGTCGCGGGATTCGATCTTTCCGGGGATATATCGGCAACCCGGTTCCAGCGCAGGGACGGCTTCGACGAAGTCCGAGCGAGGGGGTTCGGGGAAGTTTCGCGGGCGATTCCGATCTATCGTTCCATCACCCTGGTGCCGTACCTTTTCTCCGACGCTCTCGAGACCCGGTTCGAGCGATCTCCGGGGGACGGCCCGTCCGACCTCGGACGATTCGTACCCGGAGGCGGTGCGACGCTCTCGGCGGATGCCCGCGGAGATTTCCCAAGGCAAGGTCTCGTCCATACCGCGGGGGTCTCGGCGGGATATCGTTACGTCCCGAAGATCCGCCAGGGCGATCTTCCCATTACTGACCGATGGTCGCGGCTGGCCCCCCAGAGCCAGTTTCTCTTGACGCTTTCACAGCGCATTCTCGGGGTGAAGGACGGTGCCGCGCCAAAGGAAATCCTGTCGTTCCACATCGACTGGGCCTATGATCTCGGGGGAAATGAGACGGCGGGGAGCCCGTACGTCGATCCGCTCGCCCCCTATGTAAGGACATTGAGGAGTCAGATCGACACCGGAGCGGGTCTTCCCATGAAGAAGAACAACGCTGCCTCGGATGTCTACGTAAACACCATGTTGACCCCGATCGATCGGTGGCGATTCCAGGGCGAGGTTCTTTATGATCCGTCGGGGAGCTTCTTCACGCTTGGGGCCGTCGGCGGGGGATACAAACAAGACAACGATCACCAGGTGCTCGCCCAGTACCGTCTTTCCAAGGGCCTGGCGGAGGACGTAGGGGGAAACATCACGTGGCGCCTGTTGCACTGGCTCCGCCTCCAGGCGAACGCATATTACTCCATGAAGAATGGCTACCTTACCTCGGGTACCTTGGGTGTGTCGTTCTTCCCGCGAAGTGACTGCTGGAACATCGGGTTTGCCGTCGGACGGAATACGCAGCCGACCGATACAAGCTTAAAGTTGACGTTCGGCCTCAAGGGGATAGGTTCCGAGGGGAAATGA
- the lepA gene encoding translation elongation factor 4 translates to MRIENIRNFSIIAHIDHGKSTLADRLLEITGTLSDREKVDQFLDKMDLERERGITIKAQTVRMSHRAKDGKEYILNLIDTPGHVDFSYEVSRSLSACEGAILVVDASQGVEAQTLANVYMALDLNLEVIPVLNKIDLPNAETERVRQEIEDVIGLDTSGILAVSAKKGTGVPDLLENVIRLIPPPEGDPDAPTKALIIDSWFDNYAGVVVLARVLDGAIRSGQRVTFMATGNSFEVQKVGVFSPHPKELQALGTGEVGFVIANIKELTETKVGDTITDTRHPAPRPLPGFKVVRPMVFAGVYPLASDQYPQLRMAIDKLRLNDSSFTAEPESSVALGFGFRCGFLGLLHMEIVQERLEREYSVELITTAPTVGYRAVKIDGTVLEVDSPARLPEPLELDHIEEPVIHATIHLPAEYLGNVLKLCEDRRGVQRQMKFVSATRVILEYELPLNEIVLDFYDKLKTASRGYASMDYDFLRFQESNLVRLDILLNGDKVDALSLIVHRDNAYPKGRDVTERLRKLIPRQMFEVVIQAAIGGKIIARESVKAIRKNVIAKCYGGDISRKRKLLEKQKEGKKRMKQVGSVEIPQEAFLSILKVKE, encoded by the coding sequence ATGCGAATAGAGAACATCCGTAATTTTTCCATCATCGCCCACATCGACCACGGGAAGTCCACCCTGGCCGACCGGCTGCTCGAGATCACAGGGACACTTTCGGATCGGGAGAAGGTGGACCAGTTCCTGGACAAGATGGACCTCGAACGGGAGCGCGGGATCACGATCAAGGCCCAGACCGTCCGGATGAGCCATCGCGCGAAGGACGGGAAGGAATACATCCTCAACCTCATCGACACCCCCGGTCACGTGGATTTTTCCTACGAAGTATCGCGCAGCCTGAGCGCCTGCGAGGGGGCGATCCTCGTCGTGGACGCGTCGCAGGGCGTCGAGGCCCAGACGCTGGCCAACGTTTACATGGCCCTCGACCTGAATCTCGAGGTCATTCCCGTCCTGAACAAGATCGATCTCCCGAACGCGGAGACCGAGCGGGTGCGGCAGGAGATCGAGGACGTCATCGGACTCGACACCTCCGGGATCCTCGCGGTCAGCGCAAAGAAGGGGACTGGCGTCCCCGATTTGCTCGAAAACGTGATCCGGCTGATCCCCCCGCCCGAAGGGGATCCGGATGCGCCGACCAAGGCGCTGATCATCGACTCCTGGTTCGACAACTACGCCGGCGTAGTCGTTCTCGCCCGTGTTCTGGACGGTGCGATCCGGTCCGGTCAGCGGGTCACGTTCATGGCGACGGGGAATTCGTTCGAGGTGCAGAAGGTCGGCGTCTTCTCCCCCCATCCGAAGGAGCTACAGGCGCTGGGAACCGGGGAAGTCGGTTTCGTGATCGCCAACATCAAGGAGCTGACCGAGACGAAGGTGGGCGACACGATTACCGACACGCGCCACCCCGCCCCCAGGCCCCTCCCCGGGTTCAAGGTCGTCCGGCCGATGGTGTTCGCGGGGGTCTACCCGCTCGCTTCCGACCAGTATCCCCAGCTGCGAATGGCGATCGACAAGCTCCGGCTGAACGACTCCTCGTTCACGGCGGAGCCGGAGAGCTCCGTGGCGCTGGGGTTCGGCTTCCGGTGCGGATTTCTCGGGCTGCTCCACATGGAGATCGTCCAGGAGCGCCTGGAGCGCGAATACAGCGTGGAACTGATTACGACAGCGCCCACCGTCGGGTACCGCGCGGTGAAGATCGACGGCACGGTCCTGGAGGTCGACAGCCCCGCACGGCTGCCGGAACCATTGGAGCTGGACCATATCGAGGAGCCGGTCATCCACGCGACGATCCACCTGCCGGCGGAATATCTGGGAAACGTCCTCAAGTTGTGCGAGGATCGGCGTGGTGTGCAGCGGCAGATGAAATTCGTCTCGGCGACACGGGTCATCCTCGAATACGAACTGCCGCTGAACGAGATCGTTCTCGACTTCTACGACAAGCTAAAGACCGCTTCCCGCGGGTACGCCTCGATGGATTACGATTTTCTCCGGTTTCAGGAGTCCAACCTTGTCCGGCTCGACATCCTGCTGAACGGGGACAAGGTGGACGCCCTTTCGCTCATCGTACACCGGGATAACGCCTACCCGAAGGGCCGGGATGTCACCGAGCGCCTGCGGAAGCTGATCCCCCGCCAGATGTTCGAAGTGGTCATACAGGCGGCGATCGGCGGCAAGATCATCGCGCGGGAGTCGGTCAAGGCGATCCGGAAGAACGTCATCGCGAAATGCTACGGCGGTGACATCTCGAGAAAGCGGAAGCTCCTGGAGAAGCAGAAGGAAGGGAAAAAGCGGATGAAGCAGGTCGGCTCCGTCGAG